The following are from one region of the Amedibacterium intestinale genome:
- a CDS encoding DUF6903 family protein, with product MESNVIKNIIMAILFFVFLGMIIVAQRTVSLTNLGIEIVGLAGLLTLLYIYNRKYK from the coding sequence ATGGAAAGTAATGTAATTAAGAATATCATAATGGCAATCCTGTTCTTTGTGTTTTTAGGAATGATCATTGTTGCGCAAAGAACCGTTAGTTTAACAAATCTTGGAATTGAAATTGTTGGACTTGCGGGATTGCTGACGCTGTTGTATATCTACAACAGAAAATACAAATAA